The genomic region GTCTACGATATGTGGGGCGATTTTACCCAGGTACACCCTGAGTTCAAAAAAGATGAATTGCCGGAATCCTGGTATTTTCATGACAATAAAGAAGATGCAAATCGGCTGGCAGACTTGGTCATGAAAGGAAAAAAGAAAGCTTCTTCGGGATTATACCTTTGGTATAAGGAGGCAAATGCCGATTTACCAAAAGCCGGGACAAAGAGTATTATAACCAATTTTGATGGCACAGCACAAGCGATAATCAAAATCACAAAGGTAGATACCATTCCGTTCAATCAAATTTCCAAAGAATATGCTGCAATGGATATGGGAACGAACATTGAACCGCTAAAAAAATGGAAAAAAGCGCACTGGGACTTTTTTGCAAACACTATGAAACAAGGCGGGAATGAACCCACGGAAAAAATATTGGTCGTTTGTGAACGATTTGAAACCATTTGGCCAAAAAAACAGTAATGATAAAACCTACCAAGAAAATAGTATCACATGTGGTTAATTGACGTTAAGCTTCTGTCCTTAAACAAGGGGCCTAAAAAAGCTATGTCAAGAACGTAAGTAAAATTCATATATGAATTTGCTTATGTATCTTTTGTAATTAAACTATAGTCTGAGATTTAGAAAATGAAAAAAATAACATACATCATCATTTTTTTGGTCATAGCCTTAAAGGTGACCGCACAGAACATTCATAGAACGGCCTGCCAAGGCAACCTTATTAGATTGGACAGCATGCTCTCAAATACCGTTATCAATGTAAAAGATCACCGTGGAAGATCACTGTTGCACTGGGCCGTTGCATGTAAAAAAGAAAAAGTATTTGATTTCCTAATACAAAGAGGAGTAGATGTAAATGGGGAAGACAATCAAAATAAAACTCCAATGCATATTGCAGCACAATATAGCAATGAAGAATATTTTGACAAGCTGGTACAATCACAGCGGAATAGTGATTGGAAAAATAAATATGGAGCATCGCTATTGGAAATAGCCGTACTTAAAAAAGATACCGCATTTATAAAGAGACTGATCAATAACGATATCAATATCAACAGTAAAAACGATAGAGGAAGTTCTTCTTTGGAAATTTCTCAACGAATTAAAGCTACAACCATTTCTAATTACCTTTTGGCAAACGGAGCGGATGAAAATGGGGTTCGCAAAATTGAGGCAGAGGGTTTGTTTATGGGACAATCAACGCCGGGCCGAATACCAAAAATGTTTGCGCCTAACTTTATTTCGACCGAAGAATATGAATTTGGTTCGGTT from Costertonia aggregata harbors:
- a CDS encoding ASCH domain-containing protein, with product MKQLIIILFLVVIGCRNETKSDEEIDETVYDMWGDFTQVHPEFKKDELPESWYFHDNKEDANRLADLVMKGKKKASSGLYLWYKEANADLPKAGTKSIITNFDGTAQAIIKITKVDTIPFNQISKEYAAMDMGTNIEPLKKWKKAHWDFFANTMKQGGNEPTEKILVVCERFETIWPKKQ